TACTTGGCTGGCGGTTGGTTGGTCAAGTGATGTAGCGTCAGTATTGGCACGTTATCCCCAACTGAGTGTAATTGTTCCCCGTTCAGGCACAGCCATCTGGGCAGACTTGTGGGTCAGCCCTAAAGAAACCGCGAAGGATGCCTTATCATCACGATGGATTGATTTTTGTTTACAGCCAAAAACAGCCAAGGAAATTGCTTTGTTAACTAAAGCCAATTCACCAATTACCACTAATATTGCAGCGTCTGATATCCAAGAATCCTTTAGTAGTTTATTACTAAATAGCCAAGAAGTATTCGCCAAAGGTGAATTTTTACTCCCCCTACCACCAGAAGCAACCAAACAATACGAATCGTTTTTCACCAAAATGAAGGGGTAAACCAACAGTCAACAGTCAACAGTCAACTGTTAACCACAATTACCCGATAATGAACTGAGAAGGACATACGAGGGTGACAATGCAAACTAACCAAGAATTATCACTCCCCAAGATGGGTTGTGGAACTTGGGCATGGGGAAACCAACTGCTTTGGGGATATAACGAAAGCATGGACGGGCAATTACAAGCCGTCTTTAACCTCTGTGTAAACAATGGTGTTACCTTGTTTGATACGGGTGATTCTTACGGAACGGGAAGATTGAACGGTCGTAGTGAGTCGCTGCTGGGACAATTTTCTAAAGAGTACCAAGGTGTCAATCAAGAGAATATTTGCATTGCCACTAAACTGGCTGCTTATCCTTGGAGATGGACACGCCAGTCTATGATAAATGCTTGCAAGTCCTCTGCTGGTCGTCTGGGTAGAAATGTTGATTTAGTACAGATGCACTGGTCGACGGCAAATTATGCGCCTTGGCAGGAAGAAGGTTTATTAGATGGTTTAGCTGACTTATATGAACAAGGTTTAGTCAAAGGTGTAGGGCTATCTAATTACGGAACTAAGAGACTGCAAAGGGTACATCAAAAGTTTGCAGAGCGAGGAGTACCGATTAAAACTTTGCAAGTACAGTATTCATTATTATCTACATATCCTGTCACCGAATTGGGATTGAAAGATGTTTGTGATCAACTGGGTATACAATTAATTGCCTATAGCCCTTTGGCTTTGGGGATACTGACTGGCAAATATTCAGAGAAGGGGCCTTTCCCCCCTGGTGTGCGGGGTTTATTGTTTAGACAGTTGTTACCTGGGGTACGATCGCTCCTACAATGTTTAAG
Above is a genomic segment from Nostoc sp. MS1 containing:
- a CDS encoding aldo/keto reductase, whose translation is MQTNQELSLPKMGCGTWAWGNQLLWGYNESMDGQLQAVFNLCVNNGVTLFDTGDSYGTGRLNGRSESLLGQFSKEYQGVNQENICIATKLAAYPWRWTRQSMINACKSSAGRLGRNVDLVQMHWSTANYAPWQEEGLLDGLADLYEQGLVKGVGLSNYGTKRLQRVHQKFAERGVPIKTLQVQYSLLSTYPVTELGLKDVCDQLGIQLIAYSPLALGILTGKYSEKGPFPPGVRGLLFRQLLPGVRSLLQCLRDVAASRNKTMSQVALNWCIAKGTIPIPGAKSIQQAQENIGALGWELDFGEVAELDKAAASSDKKMVQNIFQTK